A single window of Hylaeus volcanicus isolate JK05 chromosome 8, UHH_iyHylVolc1.0_haploid, whole genome shotgun sequence DNA harbors:
- the LOC128881426 gene encoding myotubularin-related protein 2 isoform X2: MEKRGSAELLSVDQNNSKNASSDSINSDSKSSSLNSKIGQESNLSSGETGPPLLNGERVQGITHEVTHVCPYSGPVRGVLSVTNYKLHFRSIDRETPYVVEVPLGVVSRIEKIGGASSKGANSYGIEVFCKDMRNLRFAHKQENHSRRDVFEKLQQYSFPLSHKLPLFAFEYSETFPENGWNVYEPIAELKRMGVNNDMWKISKINDTYSVCDSYPAVWAVPASATDDDLHASAAFRSRGRLPVLSWIHPESQATITRCAQPLVGVGGKRSREDERYVQLIMDANAQSHKLLIMDARPMPNAVANKAKGGGYESEDAYQNAELVFLDIHNIHVMRESLRKLKELCFPTIEEARWLSGIESTYWLKHIKYVLAGAFRIVEKVENHKTSVLVHCSDGWDRTSQLTALAMLMLDPYYRTIKGFEVLIEKEWLSFGHKFQQRIGHGDEHHSDADRSPVFLQFIDCVWQISLQFPNAFEFNEHFLITILDHLYSCRFGTFLFSSERERVQEQVKQKTVSLWSYTNSQLSLYQNPLYWAAPNCQLVLMPIASMRYIKPWKSLYCRWNPSMRQQDPVYQRTRELLVFKEHLEKQLEEGHREQASRANRLLISSAPPRIQSPIHS, from the exons ATGGAGAAGAGAGGCAGTGCGGAACTTCTGAGCGTGGATCAAAACAATTCCAAAAATGCCAGTTCAGACTCTATTAATTCAGATAGCAAGAGCAGCTCTCTTAACTCCAAGATAGGCCAAGAATCG AACTTATCTAGCGGAGAGACGGGTCCACCGCTTCTTAACGGTGAACGAGTACAAGGCATTACTCACGAAGTGACGCACGTGTGTCCATACTCGGGTCCAGTTAGAGGAGTTCTTAGCGTTACAAACTACAAGCTCCATTTTCGAAGTATAGACCGCGAAACGCCTTATGTGGTCGAAGTACCATTGGGTGTCGTTAGCAGAATCGAAAAAATCGGTGGTGCGTCTAGTAAAGGAGCGAATTCCTATGGAATCGAAGTATTCTGTAAAGACATGCGGAATCTCAGATTCGCTCATAAACAAGAGAATCATTCCAGGAGAGATGTTTTTGAGAAGCTTCAACAGTATTCGTTTCCTTTGTCTCACAAGTTACCTCTCTTCGCATTCGAATACTCCGAAACATTTCCTGAAAATGGCTGGAACGTTTATGAGCCCATAGCCGAGCTAAAACGGATG GGGGTTAATAATGATATgtggaaaatatcgaaaatcaATGATACGTACTCGGTGTGCGATAGTTATCCGGCTGTATGGGCTGTGCCAGCGTCGGCAACCGATGATGACTTACACGCATCGGCAGCTTTTCGAAGCAGGGGGAGACTTCCCGTGCTTTCGTGGATTCATCCAGAGAGCCAGGCAACTATAACCCGCTGTGCTCAACCGCTGGTGGGCGTCGGTGGCAAACGTAGTCGCGAAGATGAGAGATATGTTCAACTGATCATGGACGCGAATGCGCAAAGTCACAAGCTTCTTATTATGGACGCTCGACCGATGCCCAACGCGGTGGCGAACAAAGCGAAAGGTGGCGGTTACGAGAGCGAAGATGCTTACCAGAACGCGGAGCTCGTATTCCTTGACATTCACAATATACACGTGATGAGAGAGAGCCTCAGAAAGTTAAAAG AATTATGTTTTCCAACGATCGAGGAAGCTAGATGGTTGTCGGGAATAGAATCTACCTATTGGTTGAAACACATCAAGTATGTGCTCGCTGGCGCGTTTCGGATAGtagaaaaagttgaaaatcaCAAGACATCGGTATTGGTGCACTGCTCGGATGGTTGGGATAGAACATCACAG CTCACAGCCCTTGCCATGTTAATGTTGGATCCGTATTACAGAACTATCAAAGGTTTTGAGGTTCttatagaaaaagaatggCTCAGTTTTGGTCACAAATTTCAACAG AGAATTGGTCACGGCGACGAACACCACAGCGACGCGGATAGGTCTCCAGTATTTTTGCAGTTTATAGACTGCGTTTGGCAGATAAGCCTTCAGTTTCCCAACGCGTTTGAGTTCAACGAGCATTTTCTGATCACTATCCTCGATCACTTGTACTCTTGCAGAttcggtacatttttatttagcag TGAACGTGAAAGAGTCCAGGAACAAGTGAAACAAAAAACTGTCTCCTTGTGGTCATACACCAACAGTCAGTTATCCCTCTATCAAAATCCCTTATACTGGGCAGCTCCGAACTGTCAACTCGTTTTGATGCCGATCGCCAGCATGAGGTATATTAAACCATGGAAAAGTCTTTATTGTAGATGGAACCCCAGCATGCGACAACAG GATCCTGTTTATCAACGAACAAGGGAACTTCTAGTCTTTAAGGAACATCTCGAGAAGCAACTCGAAGAAGGTCACCGCGAGCAGGCTTCCCGAGCAAATCGACTCTTGATATCATCGGCACCGCCTAGGATACAATCACCGATTCACTCATAG
- the LOC128881426 gene encoding myotubularin-related protein 2 isoform X1 translates to MEKRGSAELLSVDQNNSKNASSDSINSDSKSSSLNSKIGQESESWEKASQSKSFSSSSTSTDNNIVSALETRQDDQVKNLSSGETGPPLLNGERVQGITHEVTHVCPYSGPVRGVLSVTNYKLHFRSIDRETPYVVEVPLGVVSRIEKIGGASSKGANSYGIEVFCKDMRNLRFAHKQENHSRRDVFEKLQQYSFPLSHKLPLFAFEYSETFPENGWNVYEPIAELKRMGVNNDMWKISKINDTYSVCDSYPAVWAVPASATDDDLHASAAFRSRGRLPVLSWIHPESQATITRCAQPLVGVGGKRSREDERYVQLIMDANAQSHKLLIMDARPMPNAVANKAKGGGYESEDAYQNAELVFLDIHNIHVMRESLRKLKELCFPTIEEARWLSGIESTYWLKHIKYVLAGAFRIVEKVENHKTSVLVHCSDGWDRTSQLTALAMLMLDPYYRTIKGFEVLIEKEWLSFGHKFQQRIGHGDEHHSDADRSPVFLQFIDCVWQISLQFPNAFEFNEHFLITILDHLYSCRFGTFLFSSERERVQEQVKQKTVSLWSYTNSQLSLYQNPLYWAAPNCQLVLMPIASMRYIKPWKSLYCRWNPSMRQQDPVYQRTRELLVFKEHLEKQLEEGHREQASRANRLLISSAPPRIQSPIHS, encoded by the exons ATGGAGAAGAGAGGCAGTGCGGAACTTCTGAGCGTGGATCAAAACAATTCCAAAAATGCCAGTTCAGACTCTATTAATTCAGATAGCAAGAGCAGCTCTCTTAACTCCAAGATAGGCCAAGAATCG GAAAGCTGGGAAAAAGCATCTCAATCAAAAAGTTTTTCCTCAAGTTCTACATCAACAGATAATAACATTGTCTCTGCTTTAGAAACAAGACAAGATGATCAAGTAAAA AACTTATCTAGCGGAGAGACGGGTCCACCGCTTCTTAACGGTGAACGAGTACAAGGCATTACTCACGAAGTGACGCACGTGTGTCCATACTCGGGTCCAGTTAGAGGAGTTCTTAGCGTTACAAACTACAAGCTCCATTTTCGAAGTATAGACCGCGAAACGCCTTATGTGGTCGAAGTACCATTGGGTGTCGTTAGCAGAATCGAAAAAATCGGTGGTGCGTCTAGTAAAGGAGCGAATTCCTATGGAATCGAAGTATTCTGTAAAGACATGCGGAATCTCAGATTCGCTCATAAACAAGAGAATCATTCCAGGAGAGATGTTTTTGAGAAGCTTCAACAGTATTCGTTTCCTTTGTCTCACAAGTTACCTCTCTTCGCATTCGAATACTCCGAAACATTTCCTGAAAATGGCTGGAACGTTTATGAGCCCATAGCCGAGCTAAAACGGATG GGGGTTAATAATGATATgtggaaaatatcgaaaatcaATGATACGTACTCGGTGTGCGATAGTTATCCGGCTGTATGGGCTGTGCCAGCGTCGGCAACCGATGATGACTTACACGCATCGGCAGCTTTTCGAAGCAGGGGGAGACTTCCCGTGCTTTCGTGGATTCATCCAGAGAGCCAGGCAACTATAACCCGCTGTGCTCAACCGCTGGTGGGCGTCGGTGGCAAACGTAGTCGCGAAGATGAGAGATATGTTCAACTGATCATGGACGCGAATGCGCAAAGTCACAAGCTTCTTATTATGGACGCTCGACCGATGCCCAACGCGGTGGCGAACAAAGCGAAAGGTGGCGGTTACGAGAGCGAAGATGCTTACCAGAACGCGGAGCTCGTATTCCTTGACATTCACAATATACACGTGATGAGAGAGAGCCTCAGAAAGTTAAAAG AATTATGTTTTCCAACGATCGAGGAAGCTAGATGGTTGTCGGGAATAGAATCTACCTATTGGTTGAAACACATCAAGTATGTGCTCGCTGGCGCGTTTCGGATAGtagaaaaagttgaaaatcaCAAGACATCGGTATTGGTGCACTGCTCGGATGGTTGGGATAGAACATCACAG CTCACAGCCCTTGCCATGTTAATGTTGGATCCGTATTACAGAACTATCAAAGGTTTTGAGGTTCttatagaaaaagaatggCTCAGTTTTGGTCACAAATTTCAACAG AGAATTGGTCACGGCGACGAACACCACAGCGACGCGGATAGGTCTCCAGTATTTTTGCAGTTTATAGACTGCGTTTGGCAGATAAGCCTTCAGTTTCCCAACGCGTTTGAGTTCAACGAGCATTTTCTGATCACTATCCTCGATCACTTGTACTCTTGCAGAttcggtacatttttatttagcag TGAACGTGAAAGAGTCCAGGAACAAGTGAAACAAAAAACTGTCTCCTTGTGGTCATACACCAACAGTCAGTTATCCCTCTATCAAAATCCCTTATACTGGGCAGCTCCGAACTGTCAACTCGTTTTGATGCCGATCGCCAGCATGAGGTATATTAAACCATGGAAAAGTCTTTATTGTAGATGGAACCCCAGCATGCGACAACAG GATCCTGTTTATCAACGAACAAGGGAACTTCTAGTCTTTAAGGAACATCTCGAGAAGCAACTCGAAGAAGGTCACCGCGAGCAGGCTTCCCGAGCAAATCGACTCTTGATATCATCGGCACCGCCTAGGATACAATCACCGATTCACTCATAG
- the LOC128881426 gene encoding myotubularin-related protein 2 isoform X3 — protein MEKRGSAELLSVDQNNSKNASSDSINSDSKSSSLNSKIGQESESWEKASQSKSFSSSSTSTDNNIVSALETRQDDQVKNLSSGETGPPLLNGERVQGITHEVTHVCPYSGPVRGVLSVTNYKLHFRSIDRETPYVVEVPLGVVSRIEKIGGASSKGANSYGIEVFCKDMRNLRFAHKQENHSRRDVFEKLQQYSFPLSHKLPLFAFEYSETFPENGWNVYEPIAELKRMGVNNDMWKISKINDTYSVCDSYPAVWAVPASATDDDLHASAAFRSRGRLPVLSWIHPESQATITRCAQPLVGVGGKRSREDERYVQLIMDANAQSHKLLIMDARPMPNAVANKAKGGGYESEDAYQNAELVFLDIHNIHVMRESLRKLKELCFPTIEEARWLSGIESTYWLKHIKYVLAGAFRIVEKVENHKTSVLVHCSDGWDRTSQLTALAMLMLDPYYRTIKGFEVLIEKEWLSFGHKFQQRIGHGDEHHSDADRSPVFLQFIDCVWQISLQFPNAFEFNEHFLITILDHLYSCRFGTFLFSSERERVQEQVKQKTVSLWSYTNSQLSLYQNPLYWAAPNCQLVLMPIASMRYIKPWKSLYCRWNPSMRQQVRRKS, from the exons ATGGAGAAGAGAGGCAGTGCGGAACTTCTGAGCGTGGATCAAAACAATTCCAAAAATGCCAGTTCAGACTCTATTAATTCAGATAGCAAGAGCAGCTCTCTTAACTCCAAGATAGGCCAAGAATCG GAAAGCTGGGAAAAAGCATCTCAATCAAAAAGTTTTTCCTCAAGTTCTACATCAACAGATAATAACATTGTCTCTGCTTTAGAAACAAGACAAGATGATCAAGTAAAA AACTTATCTAGCGGAGAGACGGGTCCACCGCTTCTTAACGGTGAACGAGTACAAGGCATTACTCACGAAGTGACGCACGTGTGTCCATACTCGGGTCCAGTTAGAGGAGTTCTTAGCGTTACAAACTACAAGCTCCATTTTCGAAGTATAGACCGCGAAACGCCTTATGTGGTCGAAGTACCATTGGGTGTCGTTAGCAGAATCGAAAAAATCGGTGGTGCGTCTAGTAAAGGAGCGAATTCCTATGGAATCGAAGTATTCTGTAAAGACATGCGGAATCTCAGATTCGCTCATAAACAAGAGAATCATTCCAGGAGAGATGTTTTTGAGAAGCTTCAACAGTATTCGTTTCCTTTGTCTCACAAGTTACCTCTCTTCGCATTCGAATACTCCGAAACATTTCCTGAAAATGGCTGGAACGTTTATGAGCCCATAGCCGAGCTAAAACGGATG GGGGTTAATAATGATATgtggaaaatatcgaaaatcaATGATACGTACTCGGTGTGCGATAGTTATCCGGCTGTATGGGCTGTGCCAGCGTCGGCAACCGATGATGACTTACACGCATCGGCAGCTTTTCGAAGCAGGGGGAGACTTCCCGTGCTTTCGTGGATTCATCCAGAGAGCCAGGCAACTATAACCCGCTGTGCTCAACCGCTGGTGGGCGTCGGTGGCAAACGTAGTCGCGAAGATGAGAGATATGTTCAACTGATCATGGACGCGAATGCGCAAAGTCACAAGCTTCTTATTATGGACGCTCGACCGATGCCCAACGCGGTGGCGAACAAAGCGAAAGGTGGCGGTTACGAGAGCGAAGATGCTTACCAGAACGCGGAGCTCGTATTCCTTGACATTCACAATATACACGTGATGAGAGAGAGCCTCAGAAAGTTAAAAG AATTATGTTTTCCAACGATCGAGGAAGCTAGATGGTTGTCGGGAATAGAATCTACCTATTGGTTGAAACACATCAAGTATGTGCTCGCTGGCGCGTTTCGGATAGtagaaaaagttgaaaatcaCAAGACATCGGTATTGGTGCACTGCTCGGATGGTTGGGATAGAACATCACAG CTCACAGCCCTTGCCATGTTAATGTTGGATCCGTATTACAGAACTATCAAAGGTTTTGAGGTTCttatagaaaaagaatggCTCAGTTTTGGTCACAAATTTCAACAG AGAATTGGTCACGGCGACGAACACCACAGCGACGCGGATAGGTCTCCAGTATTTTTGCAGTTTATAGACTGCGTTTGGCAGATAAGCCTTCAGTTTCCCAACGCGTTTGAGTTCAACGAGCATTTTCTGATCACTATCCTCGATCACTTGTACTCTTGCAGAttcggtacatttttatttagcag TGAACGTGAAAGAGTCCAGGAACAAGTGAAACAAAAAACTGTCTCCTTGTGGTCATACACCAACAGTCAGTTATCCCTCTATCAAAATCCCTTATACTGGGCAGCTCCGAACTGTCAACTCGTTTTGATGCCGATCGCCAGCATGAGGTATATTAAACCATGGAAAAGTCTTTATTGTAGATGGAACCCCAGCATGCGACAACAGGTTCGTAGAAAGTCGTAA
- the LOC128881300 gene encoding 26S proteasome non-ATPase regulatory subunit 5: MAELLQSKIARLGELSSAEEKHNILSEIKIKLGSLNNTEAEQVSRHLDIGPLFTQLTTNDSEFVNQVCDILKTLFALLKPEEVYEKYSVQLSQLITHSDAIVRSIVLHEISCIASSPEKISLFTGNVGLLVAIINRIADDDLAVAEHAMSIMKEIGKNVNGLRIIYSGELLRSFARLLVKNDTVSFRIYEVVVDIAKSSKEGLEASARSGFLNSLFEVLENNDILLQVNALEILTQLALKEEGLSYLEQQDVLKKLVQKVAKTNENPLSNLLIPGLMKFFGNVARHWPNEIFSKYPVVVSALFEVIESGDQAILGVALDTLGYVSASVEGKYALQALGEAMPCALKKIAEVIQKMPTNLRIRGLNSLALILNVPKAEQDNRILSLTKSWFDSLCNDPLDMIVALCRQPFADIRQACLEVLAVVASQVWGQEYISTYPGLVEFLLNRNLESFKECKDAKYEVVTQLSQAEQDIFDASTMQKIKEFIDQGPYYVEIHTEVAIEGGQ; this comes from the exons ATGGCGGAGTTGTTACAATCAAAAATTGCTCGTCTTGGCGAACTAAGTTCTGCCGAAGAAAAACATAATATCCTCTCAGAGATTAAAATCAAGTTGGGCAGTTTAAATAATACCGAAGCCGAGCAGGTCTCCCGTCATCTAGACATCGGTCCATTGTTTACTCAGTTAACCACAAATGACAG tgaatttgtaaatcaagtgTGCGATATTTTGAAGACGCTATTCGCTCTGTTAAAGCCCGAGGAAgtatacgaaaaatattctgtacaaTTATCTCAATTGATAACACATTCAGATGCCATAGTTAGGTCTATCGTATTGCATGAAATTTCATGCATTGCATCCAGTCCAGAGAAGATATCTTTATTTACTGGAAATGTTGGTTTACTTGTTGCTATCATAAATAGGATTGCAGATGATGACTTGGCAGTAGCAGAACATGCTATGTCtataatgaaagaaattggTAAAAATGTGAATGGTTTGCGGATTATCTATTCGGGCGAACTGTTACGAAGTTTTGCTAGATTattggtaaaaaatgacactGTTAGTTTTCGAATATACGAAGTTGTCGTGGACATAGCAAAATCTTCTAAGGAAGGTTTGGAGGCATCTGCTAGATCAGGATTTTTGAACAGTTTATTCGAGGTTCTTGAGAACAATGATATATTGCTACAGGTAAACGCATTAGAAATTTTAACGCAATTAGCATTAAAGGAAGAAGGATTGAGTTACTTAGAACAGCAAGATGTGTTGAAGAAACTGGTTCAGAAAGTAGCCAAAACCAATGAAAATCCTTTGTCGAATTTACTAATTCCTGgtctaatgaaatttttcggCAACGTTGCGCGTCACTGGCCCAACGAAATCTTTTCAAAATATCCAGTTGTAGTGTCCGCGTTGTTCGAAGTAATAGAAAGCGGCGATCAAGCTATTCTCGGTGTTGCGTTAGATACGTTGGGATATGTTTCCGCGAGCGTGGAAGGTAAATACGCTTTACAAGCTTTGGGAGAAGCAATGCCAtgcgcgttaaaaaaaattgccgAAGTCATACAGAAAATGCCTACGAACTTAAGAATTCGTGGACTCAACAGTTTAGCTCTTATACTCAATGTACCGAAAGCAGAGCAGGATAATAGAATTTTGTCGTTAACAAAATCTTGGTTCGATTCTCTTTGCAACGATCCGCTGGATATGATCGTAGCGTTGTGTAGACAACCGTTCGCGGACATCAGACAAGCGTGTTTAGAGGTATTGGCAGTTGTAGCGTCGCAGGTGTGGGGACAAGAATACATATCCACTTATCCGGGCCTTGTAGAATTTTTACTGAACAGAAACCTTGAAAGCTTCAAAGAATGTAAGGATGCCAAATACGAAGTCGTTACACAGCTGTCGCAAGCTGAGCAGGATATATTCGATGCGAGTACGATgcagaaaattaaagaatttatcgATCAAGGACCGTACTATGTTGAAATCCATACCGAGGTTGCGATAGAAGGTGgccaataa